A window from Dehalobacter sp. DCA encodes these proteins:
- a CDS encoding heavy-metal-associated domain-containing protein produces the protein MKKKIAIEGMSCSHCVSHVKEALSEFEGVTEVDVNLESKTAILESLSDIKDEAIQLAIEDAGYGVVGIEVL, from the coding sequence ATGAAAAAGAAAATTGCAATCGAAGGCATGAGCTGCAGCCACTGTGTCAGTCATGTAAAAGAGGCCTTAAGTGAATTTGAAGGTGTAACAGAGGTCGATGTGAATTTGGAGTCCAAGACGGCCATACTGGAATCATTAAGTGACATCAAAGATGAAGCGATTCAATTAGCGATTGAGGATGCCGGTTACGGAGTCGTAGGAATCGAGGTCTTATAA